The sequence TCCAGCAGGAGGCCGCGGAGCCGTCCCGCTTCGGCGGCGGCGTCGAGCGCCTGGAGCGCGGACCGGAGATCACCGAGATCCGCTAGTCCGTCCCCGGCCGGGCGCTGCAAACGCGCCACCGCAACGGCCGGGCCGTACGCCCGCGAGGGCCCGTACCCCTGGAGAAGGGGTCCGGGCCCTCGCTGTTTGTGCAGGTCAGGCCGGAACGCGTAGGGATTCCGTCAAGGGGGCGCTAATGGCCGTAAGGGAGGCGTCAACGGCGCTCACAACCGGTCATGGGGACGGTTTGCTTTGGGGGTCCCATTCCCCGTCATCTAGGAGCACACGATGGCCGACGTGGCCTTCGTCGTCGTCACGCTCGCGGTCTTCGCGGTGGTGGCACTCGTCGCCAAGGGGGTGACGAAGCTGTGACCATCGAGAACATCGTCGGCCTGATCGTTGCCGTCGCCCTGCTGGGATACCTGGTCCTTGCCCTCGTTTTCCCGGAGAGGTTCTAGCACGACTATGAGCCCCATCCTCGCAGGAGTGCTCCAGCTGATAGCGCTCATCGCGGCGCTCGCCCTGGCGTACCGCCCCCTCGGCGACTACATGGCCGCCGTCTACAGCTCCCCCAAGCACCTCCGTATCGAGAAGGTCATCTACCGCTGCATCGGCGCCAACGCCGACGCCGAGATGCGCTGGCCCGCCTATCTGCGCGGCGTCCTGGCGTTCTCCCTGGTGGGTGTGGTCTTCCTCTACCTGCTCCAGCGCCTCCAGGGCGGGATGCCGCTGTCCCTGGGCTTCGCGTCGATCAGCCCGGACCAGGCGTTCAACACCGCCGCGTCCTTCGTCGCCAACACCAACTGGCAGTCCTACAGCGGCGAGCAGGCCATGGGCCATGTCGTCCAGACCGCCGGTCTCGCGGTGCAGAACTTCGTGTCCGCCGCCACCGGCATGGCCGTCGCCGTCGCCCTGGTCCGCGGCTTCGCCCGGTCGCGTACGGGCGACCTCGGCAACTTCTGGGCCGACCTGGTGCGCGGCACCGTGCGCGTGCTCGTCCCGATCGCCGTCGTCGGCGCCGTCGTCCTGGTCGCCTGCGGTGCGGTGCAGAACTTCGCCGGCATCCACGAGGTCGGCCAGTTCATGGGCGGCCACCAGCAGACCAACGGCGGTGCGATCGCCTCCCAGGAGGCCATCAAGGAACTGGGCACCAACGGAGGCGGCTACTTCAACGCCAACTCCGCCCACCCCTTCGAGAACCCCACCGCCTTCACCAACCTCTTCGAGATCTTCCTGATCCTCGTCATCCCGTTCGCGCTGACCCGCACCTTCGGCAAGCTCGTCGGGAACGTGAAGCAGGGCTACGCGATCCTCGCCACGATGGGCGTCATCTGGCTCGGTTTCGTCGCGCTGATGATGTGGACCGAGTTCGCCCACGGCGGCCCGGCGCTCCAGGCGGCCGGCGCGGCGATGGAGGGCAAGGAGACCCGCTTCGGCGTCGGCTCCTCCGCGATCTTCTCGGTGTCGACCACGCTCACCTCGACCGGTGCGGTGGACTCCTTCCACTCCTCGTTCACGGCCTTCGGCGGCGGCATCCAGCTGCTCGGCATGATGCTCGGCGAGATCGCACCCGGCGGTGTGGGCTCCGGCCTCTACGGCATGCTCGTCATGGCGATCATCGCGGTGTTCATCGCCGGCCTGATGGTGGGCCGGACGCCCGAGTACCTCGGCAAGAAGATCGGCACCCGTGAGATCAAGCTCGCGGCCTGCTACATCCTCATCACCCCGACGCTGGTGCTCGGCTTCTCCGCGGCCTCGATGGTGCTGCCGGACGCGCTGGGCTCGATGCTCAACACCAAGGCGCTGGGCGCCGGAGCGCACGGCTTCTCCGAGGTGCTCTACGCCTTCACCTCCGGCGGCAACAACAACGGCTCCGCCTTCGCCGGACTGAACGCCAACACGCCCTGGTACAACACCACGATCGGTCTGGCGATGCTGCTCGGCCGCTTCCTGCCGATGGTGTTCGTGCTCGCCCTGGCCGGCTCGCTCGCCGAGCAGCAGCCGGTCCCGGAGACCGCGGGCACCCTGCGTACCGAGAAGCCGCTCTTCGCGGGGCTGCTCGTCGGCACGATCCTGATCATCACCGGTCTGACCTACTTCCCGGCGCTGGCCCTCGGGCCGCTGGCGGAGGGTCTGTCATGACCGCCCCCGTGAAACCGGAAGGGCCCGGCTCCATGGCCTCCAGTTCGACAGCCACTCCGACGCGCGCTCCGCACCAGGACGTCCCCACCGGGCACCAGCCCGGCGACGGCCGCGTGGGCGGCGGTCTCTTCGATCCCAAGCAGCTGATCAAGTCCTTCCCGGACGCGATACGCAAGCTCGACCCGCGGGTGATGGTCAAGTCCCCCGTGATGTTCGTGGTCGAGGTCGGCTCCGTGCTGACCACGGTCTTCGCCGTCACGAAGCCCTCGGACTGGTTCGGCTGGGCGATCGCGGCCTGGCTGTGGCTGACCGTGATCTTCGCCAACCTCGCCGAGGCGGTCGCCGAGGGCCGCGGCAAGGCGCAGGCCGACACCCTGCGCAAGGCCAAGACCGACACTGTCGCGCGCCGGCTGAACGGCGACGCGGAGGAGCAGGTTCCCGGCACCGAGCTGCGCATCGGCGACCTGGTCGTCTGCGAGGCCGGCGACATCATCCCCGGCGACGGTGACGTCGTCGAAGGGGTCGCCTCCGTCGACGAGTCGGCGATCACCGGTGAGTCGGCGCCGGTCATCCGCGAGTCCGGCGGCGACCGCTGTGCCGTCACCGGTGGCACGAAGGTGCTCTCCGACCGCATCGTCATCAAGATCACGACGAAGCCCGGCGAGACCTTCATCGACCGGATGATCAACCTCGTCGAGGGCGCCGCACGGCAGAAGACCCCCAACGAGATCGCGCTGAACATCCTGCTCGCCTCGCTCACCATCGTCTTCCTGCTGGCGGTCGTCACCCTCCAGCCGTTCGCGATCTACGCGGGCGCCGAGCAGCCGATGATCGTGCTGCTCGCGCTGCTGGTCTGCCTGATCCCGACGACGATCGGTGCGCTGCTGTCGGCCATCGGCATCGCCGGTATGGACCGGCTGGTGCAGCGCAACGTCCTGGCCATGTCGGGACGGGCGGTCGAGGCCGCCGGTGACGTGTCGACGCTGCTGCTCGACAAGACCGGCACCATCACCCTCGGCAACCGCCAGGCCGCCGAGTTCGTGCCCGTCCGCGGCACCACCGAGGCCGAGGTCGCCGACGCCGCCCAGCTCTCCTCGCTGGCCGACGAGACGCCCGAGGGCCGCTCCATCGTCGTCCTGGCCAAGGAGAAGTACGGGCTGCGCGAACGGCACCAGGGCGAGCTGGTGGACGCGGAGTGGGTGCCGTTCACCGCCCAGACCCGGATGTCGGGGGTGGACGTCGACGGGCGCAAGGTCCGCAAGGGCGCGTCCGGTTCGGTCATCGCCTGGGTGCAGGAGCGCGGCGGCGAGGTCGCCGCGGACGCCCAGCAGCTGACCGACAGCATCTCGCAGGCCGGCGGCACCCCGCTGCTGGTCGCGCTGGAGGACGAGCGCGGCCCGCGCGTCCTGGGCGTCATCCACCTCAAGGACGTCGTCAAGGAGGGCATGCGCGAACGGTTCGTCGAGCTGCGCAAGATGGGCATCAAGACCGTCATGATCACGGGTGACAACCCGCTGACGGCCAAGGCCATCGCCGACGAGGCGGGCGTGGACGACTTCCTCGCGGAGGCCACGCCCGAGGACAAGATGGCGCTCATCAAGCGCGAGCAGGCCGGCGGCAAGCTGGTCGCGATGACCGGTGACGGTACGAACGACGCGCCCGCGCTCGCGCAGGCGGACGTCGGCGTGGCGATGAACACCGGTACCTCGGCCGCCAAGGAGGCCGGGAACATGGTGGACCTGGACTCCAACCCGACCAAGCTCATCGAGATCGTCGAGATCGGCAAGCAGCTGCTGATCACCCGGGGCGCGCTGACCACCTTCTCGATCGCCAACGACGTCGCGAAGTACTTCGCGATCATCCCGGCGATGTTCGCGGTGGCCTACCCGGGCCTGGACTCCCTCAACATCATGCGGCTGTCCAGCCCCAACTCCGCGATCCTCTCGGCGATCATCTTCAATGCGCTGATCATCGTCGCCCTGGTGCCGCTCGCCCTCAGGGGCGTGCAGTACCGGCCGGTCAGCGCCGACAAGATGCTGCGTCGCAACCTCGCCGTCTACGGGCTCGGTGGCCTGATCGCGCCGTTCATCGGCATCAAGCTCATCGACCTGCTCATCTCCCTCATCCCCGGGCTGCACTGAATTAGGACGTGCTGATCGTTATGAACAACTCGGTAAGCAACACCGCCCGGTTGCTCGGCGCGGGACTGCGCGCCCTGCTCGTCCTGACCGTGCTGTGCGGGGTCCTCTACCCGCTGGCCGTCACGGGAGTGGCCCAGGCGGCATTCCCCGACCAGGCCAACGGCTCGGAGGTGAGCTCCCACGGCAAGGTCGTCGGCTCCTCGCTGCTCGGCCAGCGCTACGACAAGGGCACGGACAAGGCCGGCAACCCCATACCGGACCTGCGGTTCTTCCAGCCGCGCCCCTCGGCGGGACTGGGCAGCAACAAGACCAACGGGGTCAACACCCAGTACGACCTCCAGGTCTCCGGTGCGTCCAACCAGGGCGCCACCAACACCGACCTCGTCAAGGCGGTCAAGCAGCGCAAGGCATGGGTCGCCAGGACCTACGGCGTGCCCGAGTCCAAGGTCCCGGCGGACGCCGTCACGTCCTCCGGCTCCGGGCTGGACCCCGACATCTCGCCGGAGTACGCCCGGCTCCAGGCCGACCGGATCGCCAAGGAGAACGGTCTTCCCGCGGCTACGGTGCGCAAGCTGGTCGCGGATCACATCAGCGGCCGCGCCCTCGGCTTCATGGGCGAACCGCGGGTGAACGTCCTGGAGTTGAACATCGCGCTCAAGGACCTGGTGCACGGCCGCGGCTGAGTGCCGGCGCAGCGGTGGCGGCCCCCGGGGAGCTTCTCCCCGGGGGCCGCTGCATGCCGTCGCCGGGCGCCGCGTCGCCGGCGGGGGAGCGGCTACCAGACATCTCCCTCACGCCAGTCGCAGGTGAGGGCCGCATCCAGGTCGAGCGGGGTCGCCGCCGTCGGCAGGACATAGAGACCGCCGTCCTCTTCGGGGGTGCGGCGGATGCCGGTCGGGCTCAGGGTCCAGGAGCTGCCGCGCCACCGCTGCCAGCCGCGCCCCGCGTAGAAGCCCGCGGCGGCGTCGCCGGCGGACAGGGCGCCGAGGTCGTAGGCGCCGCGTATCACGCGTTCGAGGGCGCCGAGCAGCGCCCCGCCGTGGCCGCGGCCGCGGCGGTCCGCGCGGACGGCGACGCCCTCCACATAGCCGCAGCGCAGCGCCCGGCCGCCGTGCACCAGGCGGCGCTGGACGACGGCGGCGTGCCCGATGAGTGCGCCGTCCGCGTGGAGGAGCGCATGGATGCCGCCGAGCGCGTGTTCCCAGTCCTCCTCGGTCAGGTCGTCGAAGGCGTCGTCGAGCAGCGCACGGGCCGCGTCCAGGGTGGCGGCGTCCAGATCGGCCGTATGGGCGGTACGTAACTGGGTCATGCGGAAAATCCTCGCAGCCGGTCCACGGGCACACGACGCTCTTTCGGCCGACCGGCCGCGGCATTCCGGACGGCCTCGGGCCCGTCCGGCCCGCGCCCGGGGCCCGCCCGGCCGCCGTATCAGAGTCGTGTCAAGACCGGACGCAAAGCCGTCACCTGCGGCTTTTTTCCCCTTGTGGGTCTGTAGGGTCGTAACAGGCCCAGCCCGGTGGGGGCGGCCTTCACGTAAGACAATGGGGCCATGGCACGCGGCAAGCTACGGATATATCTCGGCGCGGCACCGGGCGTCGGCAAGACGTACGCGATGCTGTCCGAGGCGCACCGGCGCATCGAGCGCGGTACGGATCTCGTGGTGGGTTTCGTCGAGCACCACGGCAGGCCCCGTACCGAGGTGATGCTGCACGGGCTGGAGCACATCGCGCGCCGCGAGCTGGCCTACCGCGGCACCTCGTTCACCGAGATGGACGTCGATGCGGTACTGGCGCGGCGGCCGGCCGTGGCGCTGGTCGACGAGCTGGCCCACACCAACGTCCCCGGTTCGCGCAACGGCAAGCGCTGGCAGGACATCGAGGAGCTGCTGGAGGCCGGGGTCGATGTGATCTCGACCGTCAACATCCAGCATCTGGAGTCGCTCGGAGACGTCGTCGAGTCGATAACGGGAGTGCGCCAGCAGGAGACCGTGCCCGACGAAGTCGTCCGCCGGGCCGACCAGATCGAGCTTGTCGACATGTCGCCCCAGGCGCTGCGCCGCCGTATGGCACACGGCAACATCTACACCTCCGACAAGGTCGACGCCGCGCTGTCCAACTACTTCCGGCCCGGCAACCTCACCGCGCTGCGCGAGCTGGCGCTGCTGTGGGTCGCCGACCGGGTGGACGAGTACCTCCAGGCGTACCGCGCCGAGCACTCGATCCGTTCGACCTGGCAGGCGCGCGAGCGCATCGTCGTCGGCCTGACCGGCGGCCCCGAGGGCCGTACGCTGATCCGCCGCGCGGCCCGGATGGCGGCCAAGGGGTCCGGCAGCGAGGTGCTCGCCGTCTACATCGCCCGCAGCGACGGGCTGACCTCCGCCTCGCCCAAGGAACTGGCCGTCCAGCGCACGCTGGTGGAGGACCTCGGCGGTACGTTCCACCACGTCATCGGCGACGACATCCCGTCGGCCCTGCTGGAGTTCGCCCGCGGGGTCAACGCCACCCAGATCGTGCTCGGCTCCAGCCGCCGCAAAGCTTGGCAGTACGTCTTCGGCCCGGGCGTGGGCGCCACCGTCGCCCGCGACTCCGGACCCGACCTCGACGTCCACATCGTCACCCACGAAGAGGCCGCCAAGGGCCGGGGGCTGCCGGTGGCGCGCGGGGCGCGGCTGGGGCGGGCGAGGATCATCGCCGGCTGGCTCGTCGGAGTGGCCGGTCCGGTGCTGCTCTCGCTGCTGCTGACCGGCATCGACACCGGCCCGGGGCTGGCCAACGACGTCCTGCTCTTCCTGTTCCTGACGGTCGTCGCGGCGCTGCTCGGCGGACAGCTGCCGGCGCTGGCCTCCGCCGCCGTCGGTTCGCTGCTGCTGAACTTCTACTTCACGCCACCCACCCACACCCTCACGGTCAGCGACCCCAAGAACATCGTCGCCATCGCGATCTTCTTCGCGGTTGCGGTGTCGGTCGCCTCGGTGGTGGATCTCGCCGCCCGCCGCACCCACCAGGCCGCCCGGCTGCGCGCCGAGTCGGAGATCCTCTCCTTCCTCGCGGGCAGTGTGCTGCGCGGCGAGACGACGCTGGACGCGCTGCTGGAGCGGGTTCGGGAGACCTTCGCCATGGACACGGTGGTGCTCCTGGAGCGCGGCAGCGAGGTGGAGCCGTGGACCTGCGCCGGCCGGGCGGGCAGCGGTGACAGCCGGCCGCCCGCGCGCCCCGAGGACGCCGATGTCGACATGCCGGTGGGCGACCACATGGCGCTGGCGCTGACCGGGCGGGTGCTGCCCGCGGAGGACCGCCGGGTGCTGGCCGCGTTCGCCGCCCAGGCCGCCGTCGTCCTGGACCGGCAGCGGCTGGTGGGCGAGGCGGAGCGGGCCCGCGAGCTGGCGGAGGGCAACCGCATCCGTACGGCGCTGCTGGCCGCGGTCAGCCACGACCTGCGGACCCCTCTGGCGAGCATCAAGGCCTCGGTCACCTCCCTGCGCTCCGACGACGTCGCCTGGTCCGAGGCGGACGAGAAGGAGCTGCTGGCCGGCATCGAGGCGGGCGCGGACCGGCTCGACCACCTGGTCGGCAACCTCCTGGACATGTCCCGGCTCCAGACCGGCACGGTCACCCCGCTGATCCGCGAGATCGACCTCGACGAGGTGGTCCCGATGGCGCTGGGCGGCGTACCGGAGGGCAGCGTCACCCTCGACATCCCTGAGGAACTGCCGATCGTCGCCGTCGATCCGGGTCTGCTGGAACGTTCGGTCGCCAACCTCGTCGAGAACGCGGTGAAGTACAGCCCGGAGGGGAGGACGGTGCTGGTCTCGGCCAGTGCGCTCGGCGACCGGGTGGAGCTGCGGATCGTCGACCGCGGGCCGGGCGTCCCCGACAGCGCCAAGGACCGGATCTTCGCCCCCTTCCAGCGCTACGGGGACTCCCCGCGCGGCGCCGGCGTGGGCCTGGGCCTGGCCGTGGCCCGGGGCTTCGCGGAGTCGATGGGCGGCACCCTGGCCGCCGAGGACACCCCCGGCGGCGGCATGACCATGGTGCTCACCCTCCGGGCGGCGGCCGGCCATCCAGAGGTCCCCGCCGACCTCCCGGCCCGGGCCGTCACATGAGCCCGATGACCACGACAAGCGTGACCACGCTGACCATGACGGCGGCGGACCG is a genomic window of Streptomyces gilvosporeus containing:
- a CDS encoding sensor histidine kinase codes for the protein MARGKLRIYLGAAPGVGKTYAMLSEAHRRIERGTDLVVGFVEHHGRPRTEVMLHGLEHIARRELAYRGTSFTEMDVDAVLARRPAVALVDELAHTNVPGSRNGKRWQDIEELLEAGVDVISTVNIQHLESLGDVVESITGVRQQETVPDEVVRRADQIELVDMSPQALRRRMAHGNIYTSDKVDAALSNYFRPGNLTALRELALLWVADRVDEYLQAYRAEHSIRSTWQARERIVVGLTGGPEGRTLIRRAARMAAKGSGSEVLAVYIARSDGLTSASPKELAVQRTLVEDLGGTFHHVIGDDIPSALLEFARGVNATQIVLGSSRRKAWQYVFGPGVGATVARDSGPDLDVHIVTHEEAAKGRGLPVARGARLGRARIIAGWLVGVAGPVLLSLLLTGIDTGPGLANDVLLFLFLTVVAALLGGQLPALASAAVGSLLLNFYFTPPTHTLTVSDPKNIVAIAIFFAVAVSVASVVDLAARRTHQAARLRAESEILSFLAGSVLRGETTLDALLERVRETFAMDTVVLLERGSEVEPWTCAGRAGSGDSRPPARPEDADVDMPVGDHMALALTGRVLPAEDRRVLAAFAAQAAVVLDRQRLVGEAERARELAEGNRIRTALLAAVSHDLRTPLASIKASVTSLRSDDVAWSEADEKELLAGIEAGADRLDHLVGNLLDMSRLQTGTVTPLIREIDLDEVVPMALGGVPEGSVTLDIPEELPIVAVDPGLLERSVANLVENAVKYSPEGRTVLVSASALGDRVELRIVDRGPGVPDSAKDRIFAPFQRYGDSPRGAGVGLGLAVARGFAESMGGTLAAEDTPGGGMTMVLTLRAAAGHPEVPADLPARAVT
- the kdpB gene encoding potassium-transporting ATPase subunit KdpB, with translation MTAPVKPEGPGSMASSSTATPTRAPHQDVPTGHQPGDGRVGGGLFDPKQLIKSFPDAIRKLDPRVMVKSPVMFVVEVGSVLTTVFAVTKPSDWFGWAIAAWLWLTVIFANLAEAVAEGRGKAQADTLRKAKTDTVARRLNGDAEEQVPGTELRIGDLVVCEAGDIIPGDGDVVEGVASVDESAITGESAPVIRESGGDRCAVTGGTKVLSDRIVIKITTKPGETFIDRMINLVEGAARQKTPNEIALNILLASLTIVFLLAVVTLQPFAIYAGAEQPMIVLLALLVCLIPTTIGALLSAIGIAGMDRLVQRNVLAMSGRAVEAAGDVSTLLLDKTGTITLGNRQAAEFVPVRGTTEAEVADAAQLSSLADETPEGRSIVVLAKEKYGLRERHQGELVDAEWVPFTAQTRMSGVDVDGRKVRKGASGSVIAWVQERGGEVAADAQQLTDSISQAGGTPLLVALEDERGPRVLGVIHLKDVVKEGMRERFVELRKMGIKTVMITGDNPLTAKAIADEAGVDDFLAEATPEDKMALIKREQAGGKLVAMTGDGTNDAPALAQADVGVAMNTGTSAAKEAGNMVDLDSNPTKLIEIVEIGKQLLITRGALTTFSIANDVAKYFAIIPAMFAVAYPGLDSLNIMRLSSPNSAILSAIIFNALIIVALVPLALRGVQYRPVSADKMLRRNLAVYGLGGLIAPFIGIKLIDLLISLIPGLH
- the kdpF gene encoding K(+)-transporting ATPase subunit F, which encodes MTIENIVGLIVAVALLGYLVLALVFPERF
- the kdpC gene encoding potassium-transporting ATPase subunit KdpC, which encodes MNNSVSNTARLLGAGLRALLVLTVLCGVLYPLAVTGVAQAAFPDQANGSEVSSHGKVVGSSLLGQRYDKGTDKAGNPIPDLRFFQPRPSAGLGSNKTNGVNTQYDLQVSGASNQGATNTDLVKAVKQRKAWVARTYGVPESKVPADAVTSSGSGLDPDISPEYARLQADRIAKENGLPAATVRKLVADHISGRALGFMGEPRVNVLELNIALKDLVHGRG
- a CDS encoding GNAT family N-acetyltransferase, whose product is MTQLRTAHTADLDAATLDAARALLDDAFDDLTEEDWEHALGGIHALLHADGALIGHAAVVQRRLVHGGRALRCGYVEGVAVRADRRGRGHGGALLGALERVIRGAYDLGALSAGDAAAGFYAGRGWQRWRGSSWTLSPTGIRRTPEEDGGLYVLPTAATPLDLDAALTCDWREGDVW
- the kdpA gene encoding potassium-transporting ATPase subunit KdpA, producing MSPILAGVLQLIALIAALALAYRPLGDYMAAVYSSPKHLRIEKVIYRCIGANADAEMRWPAYLRGVLAFSLVGVVFLYLLQRLQGGMPLSLGFASISPDQAFNTAASFVANTNWQSYSGEQAMGHVVQTAGLAVQNFVSAATGMAVAVALVRGFARSRTGDLGNFWADLVRGTVRVLVPIAVVGAVVLVACGAVQNFAGIHEVGQFMGGHQQTNGGAIASQEAIKELGTNGGGYFNANSAHPFENPTAFTNLFEIFLILVIPFALTRTFGKLVGNVKQGYAILATMGVIWLGFVALMMWTEFAHGGPALQAAGAAMEGKETRFGVGSSAIFSVSTTLTSTGAVDSFHSSFTAFGGGIQLLGMMLGEIAPGGVGSGLYGMLVMAIIAVFIAGLMVGRTPEYLGKKIGTREIKLAACYILITPTLVLGFSAASMVLPDALGSMLNTKALGAGAHGFSEVLYAFTSGGNNNGSAFAGLNANTPWYNTTIGLAMLLGRFLPMVFVLALAGSLAEQQPVPETAGTLRTEKPLFAGLLVGTILIITGLTYFPALALGPLAEGLS